The Populus alba chromosome 4, ASM523922v2, whole genome shotgun sequence genome contains a region encoding:
- the LOC118053654 gene encoding senescence-specific cysteine protease SAG12: MVGCCWAFSTVAAMEGIIMLKTGNLISLSEQQLVDCDVGNKGCEGGLMDNAFKYIIRNGGLTSEDNYPYQGADGTCYSEKAASIAAEITGYEDVPQNNENALLQAVAKQPVSVAIDGGGNDFRFYSSGVFEGDCGTNLNHAVTAIGYGTDSDGTDYWLVKNSWGTSWGESGYMRMRRGIGSSEGLCGVAKDASYPTVHE; this comes from the coding sequence ATGGTAGGGTGTTGCTGGGCATTTTCCACGGTGGCAGCAATGGAAGGAATTATAATGCTTAAGACAGGTAACTTAATATCATTATCAGAGCAACAGCTTGTGGACTGTGATGTTGGAAATAAAGGCTGTGAAGGTGGTCTCATGGACAATgctttcaaatatattatacGAAACGGAGGGCTAACAAGCGAAGATAATTACCCCTACCAAGGAGCAGATGGCACTTGCTATAGCGAGAAGGCAGCCTCTATTGCAGCAGAAATAACTGGGTATGAAGACGTGCCACAGAATAATGAAAACGCTCTCCTGCAAGCTGTGGCCAAACAGCCAGTATCTGTCGCTATTGACGGTGGTGGGAACGATTTCCGGTTTTACAGCAGCGGTGTCTTCGAAGGGGATTGTGGGACAAATCTAAACCACGCGGTTACTGCAATTGGATATGGTACTGACAGTGATGGGACTGATTATTGGTTGGTAAAGAATTCATGGGGAACCAGTTGGGGTGAAAGCGGGTATATGAGGATGCGAAGAGGCATCGGTTCAAGCGAAGGCCTATGTGGCGTTGCCAAGGATGCTTCTTATCCAACTGTGCATGAGTAA
- the LOC118053652 gene encoding senescence-specific cysteine protease SAG12 → MAAKKCNTHIFLQFLLILAAWATKIACRPLDEQEYMLKRHEEWMAQYGRAYGDMKEKDKRYLIFKENIERIEAFNNGSDRGYKLGVNKFADLTNEEFRAMYHGYKRQSSKVMSSSFKYENLSDMPTSKDWRKAGAVTPVKDQGACGCCWAFSTVAAMEGIIKLKTSKLISLSEQQLVDCDVGNKGCEGGLMDTAFKYIKQNGGLTSEDNYPYQGVDGTCNSEKEASIAAEITGYEDVPQNNENALLQAVAKQPVSVAVDGGGHDFQFYKSGVFKGDCGTNLNHAVTAIGYGTDSDGTDYWLVKNSWGTSWGESGYMRMRRGIGSSEGLCGVAMDASYPTARE, encoded by the exons ATGGCCGCAAAGAAATGCAATACTCATATTTTTCTGCAATTTCTCCTTATTTTAGCTGCATGGGCAACAAAAATAGCTTGTCGTCCTCTTGATGAGCAGGAATATATGTTGAAGAGGCATGAAGAATGGATGGCTCAATATGGACGTGCCTATGGAGACATGAAAGAGAAGGATAAACGATACTTGATTTTTAAGGAAAACATTGAACGCATAGAAGCATTTAACAACGGTTCTGACCGCGGATACAAGCTTGGTGTGAACAAATTCGCAGACTTGACCAATGAAGAGTTTCGTGCTATGTATCATGGGTACAAGAGACAATCATCCAAAGTGATGTCTTCAtcatttaaatatgaaaatctaAGTGACATGCCAACTTCAAAGGATTGGAGAAAAGCCGGTGCAGTCACCCCAGTTAAAGATCAAGGTGCTTGTG GGTGTTGCTGGGCATTTTCCACGGTGGCAGCAATGGAAGGAATTATAAAGCTTAAGACAAGTAAGTTAATATCATTATCAGAACAACAGCTTGTGGACTGTGATGTTGGAAATAAAGGCTGTGAAGGTGGTCTCATGGACACTGCTTTCAAATACATTAAACAAAACGGAGGGCTAACAAGTGAAGACAATTACCCCTACCAAGGAGTAGATGGCACTTGCAATAGCGAGAAGGAAGCATCTATTGCAGCAGAAATAACTGGGTATGAAGACGTGCCACAGAATAATGAAAACGCTCTCCTGCAAGCTGTGGCCAAACAGCCAGTATCTGTTGCTGTTGACGGTGGGGGGCACGATTTCCAGTTTTATAAAAGTGGTGTCTTCAAAGGGGATTGTGGGACAAATCTAAACCACGCGGTTACTGCAATTGGATATGGTACTGATAGTGATGGGACTGATTATTGGTTGGTAAAGAATTCATGGGGAACCAGTTGGGGTGAAAGTGGGTATATGAGGATGCGAAGAGGCATCGGTTCAAGCGAAGGCCTATGTGGCGTTGCCATGGATGCTTCTTATCCAACTGCACGAGAGTAA